A stretch of the Bremerella alba genome encodes the following:
- a CDS encoding M20 family metallopeptidase — protein MPMDVVQLTQRLVQVPSVNPMGHKVDQPEIQLEHRLGDLLETIFQEIGVQYERIEVAPQRDNVIACLPGTSDKIIVLEAHQDTVPVEGMTVDPFGGKLVDNRLYGRGSCDVKGGMAMCLAVLSRLKENHGDNLPTVLVACTVNEECGFTGARHLASTWKNGNSKLISKLPDAVLVAEPTLMNVVVSHKGVVRWRCHAFGQAAHSSKPSVGDNAIYRMAHVLNIIHDYEQTVLAQATEQGPLGPPTISVGTIEGGVSVNTVPDCCTIEIDRRVLPGESQEAVRQEVIDYIAAKIDDPEKVKHDPPYMSSPGLPLAESNEALASHIAHVAKDFGVTSQSLQVAYGTDSPAYFAIGVPSVVFGPGSLAQAHTKDEFIEIEQLYQATDILEAVCRSFA, from the coding sequence ATGCCGATGGATGTGGTGCAGCTGACGCAGCGACTCGTTCAGGTTCCCAGCGTTAATCCGATGGGACACAAAGTCGATCAGCCAGAGATTCAGCTCGAGCACCGACTGGGCGACCTCTTAGAGACCATCTTCCAAGAGATCGGGGTCCAGTACGAACGCATCGAGGTTGCCCCGCAGCGCGACAACGTCATCGCCTGCCTGCCAGGGACTTCGGACAAAATTATTGTACTCGAAGCCCACCAAGACACCGTTCCCGTCGAAGGCATGACGGTCGATCCGTTTGGTGGCAAGCTGGTCGATAACCGACTTTACGGTCGCGGTTCGTGCGACGTAAAGGGAGGCATGGCAATGTGCCTGGCCGTTCTTTCGCGGTTGAAGGAAAACCACGGCGACAACCTGCCAACCGTCTTGGTGGCCTGTACCGTCAACGAAGAGTGCGGTTTTACAGGTGCCCGACACTTGGCCAGCACTTGGAAGAATGGCAACTCGAAATTAATCTCGAAACTACCAGACGCCGTCCTTGTCGCCGAACCAACGCTCATGAACGTCGTGGTGTCGCACAAAGGAGTGGTTCGCTGGCGGTGTCATGCGTTCGGTCAAGCCGCTCACAGCAGCAAGCCTTCGGTGGGCGACAACGCCATCTACCGCATGGCCCACGTGCTGAACATCATTCACGACTACGAACAAACGGTTCTCGCCCAAGCCACCGAGCAAGGTCCCCTCGGCCCGCCGACAATCAGCGTAGGCACGATAGAAGGGGGTGTTAGCGTCAACACGGTGCCTGATTGCTGTACGATCGAGATTGATCGCCGCGTCCTACCAGGCGAGTCGCAAGAGGCAGTTCGCCAAGAGGTGATCGACTACATTGCTGCGAAAATCGACGACCCCGAGAAAGTAAAGCACGACCCACCTTACATGAGTTCGCCAGGCTTGCCACTGGCCGAATCGAATGAAGCATTGGCTAGCCATATTGCCCACGTGGCGAAAGACTTCGGCGTGACCAGCCAATCGCTGCAGGTCGCCTACGGAACCGACTCGCCGGCGTACTTCGCCATTGGCGTCCCCTCGGTCGTCTTCGGCCCCGGCTCCCTTGCCCAGGCCCACACCAAGGACGAATTCATCGAAATCGAGCAGTTGTATCAAGCCACCGATATCCTGGAAGCCGTCTGCCGAAGCTTCGCTTAG
- a CDS encoding calmodulin-binding protein — MSVSFSSAEAGDQAYSRVWGGTYGSYDWERFYHYPYVYYPQNFQGAEYYRSRESLYYRYPTEMRIPVYNEQWQNPYPNGRLYHSGHQFLLDVF; from the coding sequence ATGTCGGTTTCATTCTCCAGCGCTGAAGCTGGCGATCAAGCTTACAGCCGCGTTTGGGGCGGGACCTACGGCAGTTACGACTGGGAACGTTTTTATCACTATCCCTACGTCTACTATCCCCAAAACTTCCAGGGCGCTGAGTACTATCGCAGCCGCGAGAGCCTGTACTATCGCTATCCGACCGAAATGCGAATCCCGGTCTACAACGAACAATGGCAGAACCCGTATCCCAACGGTCGTCTGTACCACTCTGGCCATCAATTCTTGCTGGATGTGTTTTAA